Part of the bacterium genome is shown below.
TTCCATCCGGCGAGATCGCCGCAGATAAAACTGCGTCGGGCTGTTCATCCGACACCCAAACGCTTTCTCCGTTGGCCGCATTCAGAATCCTTATTTTTTTATCTTCCCCGCCGATAATAAGCCATTTTCCGTCCAATGAAACACTGACGGAATTAATACTTTTTTTATTGATCACAGCATACGTTTTTGGGGCTTCGGCCGTTTTATTCTTTGCCGTGTCCGAGGAACAGGCGGCGCAGATCATGCAGACGGTGGCGATACATAGCAACGGTTTCATAAACATTATCTCCGGATAATACAAGTGCGCATGAAAATATTTTCGTGCTTTTTTGATTGAATAAAGTTAACTTACCGAGATTCAAAAATTAAATCAAGCTTTAAACAACGTAAAATTTCAGCGATCGGAAGAATGTATGGCCGTGAGAAAAAAGCCTAAACCCAAAAAGCATGTATCCGTTAAGAAAATTGTCCGAAAAAGTGCGCAGGGTAATAAACGCGTTCCAACAAAGAAAACGACAAAGAAAAGATCAACCCCCCGCTACGTCAGCCGCAATGTGCCGCAAATCGAAAATTTGTTGTCTGAAATCGAATACGGCGAATCTATTGCCCAATATTTTGACATCCTCTATCCCGAAGAAGTGTTAACGCGCGTTCAGGCTGCATTCTATGAAATGATCCTTAAAAAGTATAACGTCAAGTCCGCGTGCGATCTCGCCTGCCGGACAGGGCAAACGCTGAAACTGCTGAACAAACTCGGCATCAAAAAATTAGCCGGCGTGGATGTAAGTCCTGCTATGATCGCACGTTGTAAAAAGAAACTTCCCAAAAGCGTTCCGCTTTTCATCAACGATGTATATTTAGCGCCGATGTCCGTGGGCGAAGTAAAATACGATCTGGTGATCTGCACCAAAGATTCCCTCCCGATGGTGTTGGACGATGAAGCGCTGATGAATTTTTTTGCACAGGCGCGTGAACTCTTGACCGATCAAGGCGTTCTGATCGTGGAAATGTGGAATTACGAAAAAATATGGAGAAATAAGGAACGATTCATGCCCGTGATGGACCGGTGCACCAAAAAAGAGTCCAGGCTTTTCTTTCTGGAAAACGATTTTCATCAGGAACTGCTCGTGCGTAACCTGGTTCGCCTGGAGAAGGATAAGAATGAATGGAGCCTGCGGGCTCTCTCTATTCCCGCAAGGCCGGTCACCCGCAACGAAGTGGAATTTTTTGTGAAGGAAGCGCAATTCTCCAAATGGGGATTTTTAGGTTCTTATGGCGGCGGCCCGTACGTGCCGCAAGAGTCGATGTACACGATCCTGATTGCAACAAAGTAAGGAAAATTCGCCACAGAGAACACCGAGATACATGCTGTTGGTTTTATTTCCGATTCCTAAGTCATCGCTAAATTTTTAAAAAATATTTTTCTCTGTGAACTCTGTGGCTAACCTTGACAAAACTGATTTAATATACTATATTCGCAACGCCTTTGAATAACTGCCGCGTTCGTCTAACGGTTAGGACGTAGCCCTCTCAAGGCTGTAATACGGGTTCGATTCCCGTACGCGGTACGAAAAATAAAACCCGAATACATGATGTGTTCGGGTTTTTTGTTTGGCTTTGTACTATCATCAAAGCTTCGTTTCTATTTCACTTCTTATGCGATCCAGGATCTTGTCGATGTTTTTATGAACTTCTTCATCTCTGATTCGTAAAAACCTGACTCCGTAAACCTCTATGATTTTCTGCCTCTCTGTATCATACTTCTTTGTTTCTTCCGAGTCATGTGAATAGCCGTCCACTTCGATCGCCAACTTTAGTTCCGGACAATAAAAATCCAGCACAAAAGGACCAACACTATGCTGACGACGAAACTTGAAGCCTTCAATCCCGCGATTTCGCAGGCTTTGCCAAAGCAGCCTTTCGGCGCGTGTCGAGCGCATTCGCAATGCCCGCCGTTTTTTTTTGAGTATTTTGATTGAATATTTTATTCATTGGGTTCTCTCCAACCTCACCCTGTCCCTCTCCTCGATGAGGAGAGGGAACGTACTATCTGAGTCAGTACGTCCCCTTCTCCTTTTCAAGGAGAAGGGACAGGGATGAGGTTGCTACACCAACTCCCCTTTAAACGCCCTCTGCATCAAACTCTGAAACAAATTCTCCAATTCCTGCTCCGTTGCGCGCTGCTTCGCGCGCATAGCTTCGACTTTCTCGACCAGCGCGGCGAATTTATACTGTAAAGAGAGAGGAGGAAGCAAAATTGGTATTTGACTAAGATTCTTGTAATAAATAGCAAATACACTAATCGTTCCTGATTTAATTGCCTCAAGTTCAAACTGAATCTTATTGGTTTGGAACAAATGATTCACATAGTCAGGCACCGTTTTAGTATTGAAAAGGATTCGCATGATGTTGTTATTGTATAGATGGATTCCATTTTCTCTATACACTGCGGTTTTTCCAACAAGCTCTCGTGAATTACGAGTGTTGAAAAGAAAATCACCTTTCTTTAGGCAATAAGCTGCTGCTTCCTTCTCTGTAGCATCAACGTAAACCATTTTGGTAAGGTCAAGACGTCCTGTTGAAACGATGTTATTCATTTTGACATAAGGATATTTCAATTCATCATTTTGCTGCGACGAATTTCTAACCAAACCAAGTTGAGTATTGGCAACAATATCTTCGAATCTTATTGTTTCCCACCCCTTCGGATTCGTCACGGGATCGCCGAACATTTCGAGGAAGGCGGACTGGAGGAACTTTTCCGTGAGGTCGATGGTCTGGTGGCGCTTTTCGAGGGCGGCGTCGATCCAACTAAAAATCCCAACAGGCTTGCAGGAATACGTCGATCAAGGCCATGGTTGTGCGGGTCTTGCCCGTTCCCGTGGCCATGACGAGCAGAGCTTTGCGTTTTTTCTTTATTTCAATGGCTTCGCTGATACGGCGAATCGCTTCCGCCTGATAGGCACGGTCGACGATGGTTTGCTTGATCTGGATCGTGTTTAACGGAATGCGGTTTTGTTTGATAAAGAGAAGGCGTTCCAGATTTTCACGTGAGAAGAACCCTGCAACGTGGCGCGGGGCAGATTCTTCGGTATCCCAGAAAAAAGTATCTGTGCCGTTGGCCATGAATGCAAACGGGATGAAGGATTGAGTCTTACCGATCTTGGTTACGTAATCGAGAACTTGTTGCTGTCCTACTCTTGCATCCCGGCTGGTTCGCTTGGCTTCTACGACAGCGAGGACTTCGCCGTTGGCCCGGTATAAACAGTAGTCGGTGATGCCTTCGTGAACCTCACCAGACAGGGAGTGGTCCACCGGAATCTCAAACCCAACCTGCGAACGGTCGGACAGATTCCATCCGGCTTTTTTGAGATCGGGATCGATCAGGGAATAACGCGTTTCTTGTTCTGAGACTTTTCTGGGAGACACGGCTTGGCTCCACGATAGGTTCATCCACAAATGCTAACGGAAAAAATTAGCAATATTTGGGGGAATACGCAAGGGGAAATTCAGGATCAACTATGAGGCAATACTTTCCCTGGTCTGGTTCCATGGTTTGTCAAATAGCTACTTCGAGCTAAGCCTTGAAACTCAATTCGCAGACTTGATTCCTTAATGCCGAGGGGCGGTTCCTTTCCGCGCAGGTTTGGTTCCTTAATGCCAAAGTTTGGCATTAAGCGCGCAGATGCGGGTGCTTAATGCCGAGGGGCGGTTCCTTTCCGCGCAGGGTTGGTTCCTTAATGCCAAAGTTTGGCACTGAGTGCGCAGATGCGGGTGCTTAATGCCGAGACTCGGTTCCTTTCCGCGCAGGGTTGGTTCCTTAATGCCAAAGTTTGGCATTGAGTGCACAGATGCGGGTGCTTAATGCCGAGGTGTGGAATTGAGTGCTGGGGTTTGAGAAATCCCCCGCGCTTCGCACGCTATCTGCGGCAGTAGAAATTACTGAAGCGTCGGGGGGTTTTCATTCTTATTGCACAGGTACGCTATTCACTGTTTTCTCTTTTGCGCCCATGATCAAAAGCCACAACATAAACGCAACTTCTCCAAGTTCGATAGGCAAGGCAACCGGGCTGTTTAAAACCATATCCCGGTATTGAGGCATCATGATATCTGTGAAACTCAAGGCCAGATAAAACAATCCGGTGAGCGCTAACCACACCCCAAGAAAATGCGGCAGAAAACGGGATCTGTAAACAAGGATCGCTAAAGGAATGAGCCAAAGCCCCCAGAACGCTTCTAATATGATAACTACGTAGTCATTAATTTTAAGAAAAAGCATTGCCAGATCTTGTCGTTGAGCAAGCTCGAATGTTTTTAATATTTCGCCCTTAAAGCTCATGAGCGAGGCAATATTGAGTGCCTCCATAATAAAAATGTTTGGAATTTGCACCATGACCAATGCAACTAAAAGTTTAGCCTGGAACTTGTCGACCGGTTTGAACAATCGGTAAAAAACCAATACCATAATGACCCAAAGGGTCCCGCTGAAAATATCATTGACAATGCTGGCCCGAAATAAGAATTCATTGGATAAGATATTCTGGGCCGTAGCAGCCGCATCGCCCTTCATATTGATCTGTGAAGGTACGTAAAACATGGCAAAGAGCCCTGTTATGATCCAAATAAGATACAGCAGACCGGCAAACCTTGCCGTGTTTTTGAGTGAAGTCGAATTCATTTCCATACGATTAGCCCTCTCATTTTTTTCGTGACGTGCGATAATATCTATTTTTGGCTGCCACAGACTTATCTATCTCCATCGATCTCCAGGCCTCTTCACATAATTTGCGATAACATAACGCCAGGGAATCACGAACGGAATGATGACTACCATCAAGCATTCTTTGGCCGACGCTGCTGTCTCCGCGCTTAATTGATCGCCCAGCCACAGCGGGAGCGCAACTCCGGTTAACCATATCGTCTTCCAAACCAGTTCGAAGAAAAGCAAAGGTAACATTTGCAGCGGATACCGAATCCCCAAAGCCGCCAGAAGCGCCATGGCAAACAGCAAACTGCTGCCGACGCCATGCCAAAAGGTCAAGGCGTATGCCTGGTTGATTGCCGGCCATTGGATGACTCCTTGCCCCACGAACATCAGCAGATAAAGAGCTCTCATCAGATACAGTCGGAATGTTGATACTTCAGGCATGGTCTGATCCCCTTTCTGCAACTTGTTTTTGCGATGCCTTTTCGCGCCACTTTTGAATATTCACGCCCTTCACGATCATCCACAGGCTCATGGAAGATTCTCCAATAAAGGCGGGAAGCAGACTATACGGAAAAAGAAGCGCGAGTAAAGGAGGAAACAGAAACATGGCAAGGCTATTGCTCAGATAGCCTATGCCTGCCAGGGTATAAATAAAGCCCAGAATTCGAGGAAGAAAAGTTGATTTATAAACCAGGTATCCGATAATTGGAAAATAAAAAGCGAACAATAAAAGGCTGATGCCATACCCTTGTGATTGCAAATTGAGAAAAAATAGCGAAAGCGTCTGTAACTGCTCCGGTGTAAATGCTTTTAAGTAAACGGCCTTATGCAAGAGCAGCAAAGGCGCAAGCTGGTTGAGCAGGTTGACAGCCATGACTGCGCTCCCTAATATGGAAAATATTAAAGCAAGCAGAGACAGATTCTTATTCACTCTTTTGAACATGACATAGAAAATGAGTGACAAAAAAGTACCGGAGATAAGACAGACAAGATCGGCTACAAAACCAAAACGAAACATCAGTTCGGACGACAGAATATTCTGCGCCGTAGCCGCCGCATCACGCGATACGGTGAGCCCTTCCCTGACGAATACTTCGGCGAACCCGCCGGCGATTATCATGACCAGGTATAGGACTCCGCAGATCCTTGCATAAAATTGCGGTGAAGTTTCAATGGATTTAATCTCTGTGGTCATTTGAACTGCTCCTGTGATTGATTGTTAAAAAAAAACTCTTGATGATCTACTTAGAAACCCGCTCCAACCCCTCCTTGGCTTCTTTCAAACGGCCATCCGATCTTAATGCGATCTCATAAAGCCTTTTTGCTTCAACTTTATTTCCCATCTTCTCTTTGATCTGAGCAAGCCGCATGTTAGCGCCTGCATGAGAAGGCTCGCCCGTTTGAGGCGTGTGTGTCAGATATTTCTTTAAACATTCTTCCCCGCGCTCCAGTCTTTGGCCGGACAATGCGCTCGCTTTCCCAACTTGATAAATGGAAACATAGCCTTCAGGGTTTTCCTTGAGCGATTCTTCAAAAAGAAGAAGGGCCTTTTCATAATTCTTCTCCAACATAAAGATTTCGCCCATCTCCCGGTGTCCAATAGCGGGGCTCAATTTAATAAGCTGGTTTGCTATATCCTTTGCTTTGTCTATGCTTCCACCCATAAAGCCGGGCGCTTCTGTATAATACCCGACTAGTGAAATACGCGCATCAATGTTTTTGTCGTCAAGAGTAGCAGCCTTTTCCCATGCCTTTCTTATTTTGGGCGCCAGCATTGCGCCTGTCAACGGGTTTGAAACCAGCGCTCTGTTTCTATACGCATTCCCCAACCAGTGATGGTAGTCAGCCACTTTATCATTGGTATCAATTGCTTCATTAAATAGATCCGCCGCCTCTTCATATTCCTTTTCCTCATAAGCAACCCTACCAAGGTAATACTGTGCGTCCGCGAAAGCCGGGTCTTCCTTGTCAATCGATGCAAGTATATTTTTTACCCGGTCATATTTCCTCTGCTCAAAAGAAGTTTTGGCCTGCTCAATCTTAGTTTGGCCAAACGCACTAATCGTTAGTACTAAAAAAGCACAGCCCATCTGGATTATTTTATTCATGATTTTAAGTTTACTCCCCTATTTATTGATCAAATTAATTCACAACTGTTCGACACTTTAAGAGTTTGGATCACCTGCACAGCAATGAGATACGCAAAAATAATCATTTGTATACGCAAAATAGCTTCACCGCCTACAGACTACCGCTTTGAGTCAACGAACAACATGTTTAGACCTATTAATAAATTTGATTGTGTCGGCGTGATGAAGTAATTTATGAGCGCATGCCCCAGGACGGTTCATCTGAGGATCATTCATTTTATGGTAAATAATATTTCAAGTAGTGCGGCAAGAAGAGAGCCCTTTGTTTTTTATCTGTGGGCAGGGGTCGTCTATTTCGGGCTGATGTTGCTGTTTGATGTAACAAATCATCTTGATACGTTCTTCCTTAGAACTATCAATTCACTATGGCTTACAGCTTATATCCTCGGCTTATACTATTTTCTGTTTGAGTATTGTCTTCCCTACGTCAGGTTTACGCTTGCCGGAATTGTCATGTCACTATTAACATTGTTTCTTTGGTTTCTGTTAATTTCATTGGGACTTTTTTATTGGAGGTATTTTGGAATATGGATCGGATTATATTCGCCCTATCTGGAATACATTTCCGTCATGGCCGGAGTTTACAATCAGTTCCAAAATAATGCCTTCTCGATCGCATTTTTTGGAATCGCTAAGCACTTATCGACTCATTACCGATTAAGGCTCTTAACGCAACAGCTGCACATTGAGAAGCAGCAGGCCGAACTTAATTTCATTAAGGCTCAAACCAATCCCCATTTCTTATTCAATACGCTTAATAACATATACTCCTTGGCACGTGACAAGTCCACTTTGGCATCCGAATCTATCTTGCGGCTATCAAAGATTCTTCGCTATATGATTTATGAAGCCACGGTCGAATTAATCGATATTGAAAAAGAAATCAATATCATTGAAGACTATATAGCTCTTGAGAGATTACGCTACGATAATACATTAAGGATCATCTTTAAACATACGGTGGACAGGAATCATTCTATTCCGCCATTGCTTTTAATTCCGCTTGTTGAGAATGCTTTTAAGCACGGCGCTTCCCAATCGACCGCAGAGCCGCGCGTAAGCGTTAATCTTTCTGTCAAGCTAGGTAAACTGGAATTCAAAGTTGAGAATTCTATTGAGGAGGACGTAGATAATCCTTCCGGCAAAGAGAATATTGGTCACCAGAATCTAAAGCGGCAATTAGAATTGTTGTTTACGGATTATGAATTTTCAGTGGAGAAAAATAACAACGTATATACGGCCCTATTAAGGATAAATTTAAACAGTTATGTCTCAAATAAGCTGCATCATCGTTGAAGACGAACCGTTGGCGGTAAAGATTTTGACAGACTACGTTCGTCAAGTCCCTTTCCTGGCGCTCAAAGGAACATTTAAGAACGCCTTGTTGGCAATTGATTTTCTGAAGAATCACAAAATAGATCTGATTCTTTTGGACATACATTTACCTAAGATGAAGGGATTTCAGTTTCTGAAAACTTTGCCTTCACCGCCCTCAGTGATTGTGACCACAGCTTACCATCAATATGCGATCGAAGGATTTGATCTCAATGTTACTGATTATTTACTAAAGCCTTTTGAATTTGAACGATTTGTGAAAGCCGTAAATAAAGTAAAAGGAAAGCTGGAGACCGCAGGCAATCCTGGAACGACCGGGGATTATTTCTTTCTCACTGTTAGTAAAAAGAAAGTTAAGTTAGCCTTTGTGGACATTGTTTACGTTGAAAGTCAAAGGGAATATGTTAAAGTAGTTACCCATGAAAAGGCTTACCTATCAAAAATCAGTACTCATGAGATAGAGAAGCTTCTCCCTGCCAACCTCTTCAAGCGTGTTCACCGTTCTTATATTATCTCAACAAAATGGATAAAGTCTTATACTTTTGATCAGGTAGACGTGGATGGCGTTTCAATCCCCATCGGAAGAAATTATAAACATGTTACCGATGAGTTTTAAAATCCGATGGCTCTTCCCTGAGTACAATCGACATTTCTACTTGCAAATCTGCCTATCTGAACGCTGAAACGTCTGCTCAACTCGTGCAATTTCTTGAAGTCCGCGATAAATAGATTCGATATTTTCAACCCTATCCCTTCTCCTCGGCCATTATTAATATCAATTCATTGGCCAACACCTTTTAGGATAACCCCGGACAAGTTCCTTCGTTCCGCGATTTCAAACCCATAAGGTTTATCGGATCAAATTCCATCCGTAAATCATTCTATCAACCCGCCATCGGAGGCAGAAAACCGGATCTATTCTGGTAAACCTTATAGGTTTAATGCGCGGACCATTCCGCGTAGGGTCGGTTCCTTAATGCCGAAGTTTGACATTAAGCACTCGGGCATGTACTGTCGTATTTAGTACATACCCTCTTTTTGTAAAAAAATAGAAAAAGCGAGGCGCAAATTCATGGCCAGAGCGCTACATGTCGTCCGCCGTTGGGCCGTACATACCCGGAACGCGCGCATCCAGGATGCGGAGTAATGTCCCGATCTGCGCACGATGATGTATTTCATGACAAACCCACGCCTGCGCCATTTCGATTCCCGTCGGATTCCACATGACCTTGCCGTTCATCTCAAAAGGATACTTCTTCGTTAAATTGGCTGGACGGACATTTTTGGCGACTGCTTTGAATTCTTCGACAGCTTTATTGTAATGTGCCAGGATCTCGGTGGTCGTGTTAATTGTCGATACATTACCAAAGGTCAACTTCCCGGTCTTCAGCGTCTCAGCCAGTCCTAGGATCGAATCCCCCAAATGCGTCGCCAATTCTCCGGGCGTACGGAATTTAGGATGAACTTTTCTCCCGAGTAACTCGTTTGGAACCGCGCCGATCATGCGCACGGACGCCTGCGATTCCTGCGTATACCATCCCACCAGCCCTGCCAGAGGATTGGCAGACACTGCTTTCTTCGCCTTCTGTTTGCTAACGGTTTTTTTTACTTTCTTAACCGCCTTTTTCGCCTTGGGTTTGCTGACCTTTTTTGCTTTCTTGGCCGTTTTCTTCTTAGCTTTTTTTGCCATGGATCGATCTCCTTTTTGTTTTAGGTTTAGGGAATAGGTTATTTTATAGAATTATTAGGATATTCTAAAGTCTTTTGTTTATTCCTCAATCCTTGACACAGCGCACGTAATATGAACTATATTCATTGCTGTCGCTGTAAAGCCCCAGGCTGCGTTCACTGCCGTGTACTTCGAGAACCCATCCGCGTTCGGGTCCTGCGTTGTCCCACAGCCAGATTCCTGCATACCAACCAACGCCATCGAAATTACCAAGGCTTCCGCGCGAACCTCCGAGCAAAATATCAAAGCCCGACTTTCCTTCTTCAATCAAAGCGTCAAACGCTTCCCGCCCCGGGCCGCCATAATTATTCAACAGCATTTCCCATTCCTGCTGTGTGGGCAAGTGCCATCCCGGCGGCGCAACAATCTTCGCATGTTCCCAGTCGTACAACCGCCCGTATTTTTCACATGTAGCCGCCTCGTTATCGTAACACCACGATGAATCCGTGCGATAATTCAAATTCTCCGCCATCCAAGTCTGCAAACCGATCTTTACCGTTTTATATTTTTTCCCGTCGCGCGGGTCTGTGAAACTTCCGAGGCCGGAATTCTTAGGTTCGTCCGGAGCCTTAATTCCCGCAAAAGCATTTCCTACAACGGCCATGGCTGAAAAAAGCCCGTCGATCTTTCCTTCGTGATCCCGCGTTTCAGATAACAGTATCTGCCCCGTCGATACGTCGATGATCCTAAGATCGACGGAGTATGTGTTACCCAACTTACCGATATCACCGGCGACCATAATTTCCACACCGAGCAGTTGCCCCACCTGAACAGCGCATTCGGAGGAATTACAATTATCGGACATCACGAAATTCTGTTCCTTCA
Proteins encoded:
- a CDS encoding DUF559 domain-containing protein → MRSTRAERLLWQSLRNRGIEGFKFRRQHSVGPFVLDFYCPELKLAIEVDGYSHDSEETKKYDTERQKIIEVYGVRFLRIRDEEVHKNIDKILDRIRSEIETKL
- a CDS encoding DUF4386 domain-containing protein, with protein sequence MTTEIKSIETSPQFYARICGVLYLVMIIAGGFAEVFVREGLTVSRDAAATAQNILSSELMFRFGFVADLVCLISGTFLSLIFYVMFKRVNKNLSLLALIFSILGSAVMAVNLLNQLAPLLLLHKAVYLKAFTPEQLQTLSLFFLNLQSQGYGISLLLFAFYFPIIGYLVYKSTFLPRILGFIYTLAGIGYLSNSLAMFLFPPLLALLFPYSLLPAFIGESSMSLWMIVKGVNIQKWREKASQKQVAERGSDHA
- a CDS encoding DUF4386 domain-containing protein, whose amino-acid sequence is MEMNSTSLKNTARFAGLLYLIWIITGLFAMFYVPSQINMKGDAAATAQNILSNEFLFRASIVNDIFSGTLWVIMVLVFYRLFKPVDKFQAKLLVALVMVQIPNIFIMEALNIASLMSFKGEILKTFELAQRQDLAMLFLKINDYVVIILEAFWGLWLIPLAILVYRSRFLPHFLGVWLALTGLFYLALSFTDIMMPQYRDMVLNSPVALPIELGEVAFMLWLLIMGAKEKTVNSVPVQ
- a CDS encoding histidine kinase; protein product: MSACPRTVHLRIIHFMVNNISSSAARREPFVFYLWAGVVYFGLMLLFDVTNHLDTFFLRTINSLWLTAYILGLYYFLFEYCLPYVRFTLAGIVMSLLTLFLWFLLISLGLFYWRYFGIWIGLYSPYLEYISVMAGVYNQFQNNAFSIAFFGIAKHLSTHYRLRLLTQQLHIEKQQAELNFIKAQTNPHFLFNTLNNIYSLARDKSTLASESILRLSKILRYMIYEATVELIDIEKEINIIEDYIALERLRYDNTLRIIFKHTVDRNHSIPPLLLIPLVENAFKHGASQSTAEPRVSVNLSVKLGKLEFKVENSIEEDVDNPSGKENIGHQNLKRQLELLFTDYEFSVEKNNNVYTALLRINLNSYVSNKLHHR
- a CDS encoding tetratricopeptide repeat protein is translated as MNKIIQMGCAFLVLTISAFGQTKIEQAKTSFEQRKYDRVKNILASIDKEDPAFADAQYYLGRVAYEEKEYEEAADLFNEAIDTNDKVADYHHWLGNAYRNRALVSNPLTGAMLAPKIRKAWEKAATLDDKNIDARISLVGYYTEAPGFMGGSIDKAKDIANQLIKLSPAIGHREMGEIFMLEKNYEKALLLFEESLKENPEGYVSIYQVGKASALSGQRLERGEECLKKYLTHTPQTGEPSHAGANMRLAQIKEKMGNKVEAKRLYEIALRSDGRLKEAKEGLERVSK
- a CDS encoding response regulator transcription factor, whose product is MSQISCIIVEDEPLAVKILTDYVRQVPFLALKGTFKNALLAIDFLKNHKIDLILLDIHLPKMKGFQFLKTLPSPPSVIVTTAYHQYAIEGFDLNVTDYLLKPFEFERFVKAVNKVKGKLETAGNPGTTGDYFFLTVSKKKVKLAFVDIVYVESQREYVKVVTHEKAYLSKISTHEIEKLLPANLFKRVHRSYIISTKWIKSYTFDQVDVDGVSIPIGRNYKHVTDEF
- a CDS encoding methyltransferase domain-containing protein — translated: MAVRKKPKPKKHVSVKKIVRKSAQGNKRVPTKKTTKKRSTPRYVSRNVPQIENLLSEIEYGESIAQYFDILYPEEVLTRVQAAFYEMILKKYNVKSACDLACRTGQTLKLLNKLGIKKLAGVDVSPAMIARCKKKLPKSVPLFINDVYLAPMSVGEVKYDLVICTKDSLPMVLDDEALMNFFAQARELLTDQGVLIVEMWNYEKIWRNKERFMPVMDRCTKKESRLFFLENDFHQELLVRNLVRLEKDKNEWSLRALSIPARPVTRNEVEFFVKEAQFSKWGFLGSYGGGPYVPQESMYTILIATK